Proteins encoded by one window of Ovis canadensis isolate MfBH-ARS-UI-01 breed Bighorn chromosome 14, ARS-UI_OviCan_v2, whole genome shotgun sequence:
- the CAPN12 gene encoding calpain-12, giving the protein MACSSRRVTIQLVNEETGPETKGPKLFRGQNYKAIRAACLDEGILFRDPYFPAGPDALGYDQLGPHSEKAKGVEWKRPHEFCTEPQFICEDMSRTDVCQGRLGNCWFLAAAASLTLYPRLLSRVVPPGQGFQHGYAGVFHFQLWQFGRWVDVVVDDRLPVCEGKLMFVRSDQRNEFWAPLLEKAYAKLHGSYEVMRGGHMNEAFVDFTGGVGEVLYLKKDTPNPPGLFSILRRALAKESLVGATALSDRGEYRTDDGLVKGHAYSVTGTHKVSLGFTKVRLLRLRNPWGRVEWNGAWSDSCPRWDALPTEWRDALLVKKEDGEFWMELLDFFRHFDTVQICSLSPEVLGPSPAGGGWHIHTFQGRWVRGFNSGGSQPGAETFWMNPQFRLTLLEPDEEDEDEDGSLGCWGAAGAGGPVRGARTPKCTVLLSLIQRNQRRLRAQGLKYLTVGFHVFQIPEEQLGLWDSPRSRAHLSGLLRADRSPFCARRDVSRRCRLRPGHYLVVPSAARAGDEADFTLRVFSERRHTAMEVDDVISADLHALMVPYIPLELELQQLFQELAGEEEELGAPQLQILLSIALEPARAHAQTPREIGLRTCEQLLQCFGHGGSLDLYHFQQLWGHLLEWQATFDKFDEDASGTMNSYELRLALNAAGFHLNNQLTQALTSRYRDSRLRVDFERFVSCMAQLICIFRHCSQYLDGGEGVVCLTHRQWMQVATFS; this is encoded by the exons ATGGCGTGCAGCAGCAGGAGAGTCACCATCCAGTTGGTTAACGAGGAGACGGGGCCTGAAACCAAGGGCCCAAAGCTCTTTCGCGGCCAGAACTACAAAGCAATCCGAGCAGCCTGCCTGGATGAGGGGATCCTGTTCCGAGATCCTTACTTCCCCGCTGGCCCTGATGCCCTTGGCTACGACCAGCTGGGGCCCCACTCGGAGAAGGCCAAAGGGGTGGAATGGAAGAGGCCCCAC GAGTTTTGCACTGAGCCCCAGTTCATCTGTGAGGACATGAGTCGAACAGATGTGTGTCAGGGGAGACTGG GTAACTGCTGGTTTCTTGCGGCTGCTGCCTCCCTCACTCTGTACCCCCGACTCCTGTCCCGTGTGGTACCCCCGGGACAGGGCTTCCAACATGGCTACGCAGGTGTCTTCCACTTTCAG CTCTGGCAGTTTGGCCGCTGGGTGGATGTCGTGGTGGACGACAGGCTGCCTGTGTGCGAGGGGAAGCTGATGTTCGTGCGCTCTGATCAGCGGAACGAGTTCTGGGCTCCGCTCCTGGAAAAGGCCTATGCTAA GCTCCACGGCTCCTATGAGGTGATGCGAGGCGGCCACATGAATGAGGCTTTTGTGGACTTCACAGGGGGTGTAGGTGAGGTGCTTTACCTGAAGAAGGACACTCCAAACCCTCCGGGCCTCTTCTCCATCCTGCGCCGTGCCCTGGCCAAGGAGTCCCTCGTGGGGGCCACTGCCCTG AGTGATCGGGGTGAGTACCGGACAGACGACGGGCTGGTGAAGGGACACGCATATTCAGTCACGGGCACACACAag GTGTCACTGGGCTTCACTAAGGTGCGGCTGCTGCGGCTGCGGAACCCATGGGGCCGAGTGGAGTGGAATGGGGCCTGGAGCGACAG CTGCCCACGCTGGGATGCGCTCCCTACAGAGTGGCGTGATGCCTTGCTGGTGAAAAAAGAGGATGGCGAGTTCTG GATGGAGCTGCTGGACTTCTTCCGCCACTTTGACACTGTCCAGATCTGCTCGCTGAGCCCTGAAGTGCTGGGCCCCAGCCCGGCTGGAGGCGGCTGGCACATCCACACCTTCCAAGGCCGCTGGGTGCGTGGCTTCAACTCTGGTGGGAGCCAGCCTGGTGCCG AAACCTTCTGGATGAACCCCCAGTTCCGGCTGACGTTGCTGGAGCCTGATGAAGAGGATGAGGACGAGGATGGATCCTTGGGGTGCTGGGGggcagcaggggcagggggcCCCGTGCGGGGTGCTCGCACCCCCAAATGCACTGTTCTCCTATCGCTCATCCAGCGCAACCAGCGGCGCCTGAGGGCCCAGGGCCTCAAATACCTGACCGTGGGCTTCCACGTGTTCCAG ATCCCAGAGGAG CAACTGGGCCTGTGGGACTCCCCGCGGAGTCGCGCGCACTTGTCCGGCCTGCTGCGCGCTGACCGCTCACCATTCTGCGCCCGCCGCGACGTGAGCCGCCGCTGTCGCCTGCGCCCGGGCCACTACCTGGTGGTGCCCAGCGCCGCCCGTGCCGGCGATGAGGCCGACTTCACGCTGCGCGTGTTCTCTGAGCGCCGCCACACGGCCAT GGAGGTAGATGACGTGATCAGCGCCGACCTGCACGCGCTTATG GTCCCCTACATTCCCCTGGAGCTGGAGTTGCAGCAGCTTTTTCAGGAGCTGGCAGGAGAG GAGGAAGAACTTGGCGCCCCTCAGCTCCAGATCTTGTTAAGCATCGCCCTGGAGCCTG CCAGGGCTCATGCCCAGACCCCCAGAGAAATCGGGCTCAGGACCTGTGAGCAGCTGCTGCAGTGTTTTGGG CATGGGGGAAGTCTGGACTTGTACCACTTCCAGCAGCTCTGGGGCCACCTCCTGGAGTGGCAG GCCACATTCGATAAGTTCGACGAGGACGCCTCTGGAACCATGAACTCCTATGAGCTGAGGCTGGCGCTGAATGCAGCGG GCTTCCACCTGAACAACCAGCTGACCCAGGCCCTCACGAGCCGCTACCGTGACAGCCGCCTGCGTGTGGACTTTGAGCGCTTCGTGTCCTGCATGGCCCAGCTCATCTGCATCTTCC GCCACTGCAGCCAGTACctggatgggggtgagggggtCGTCTGCCTGACCCACAGACAG TGGATGCAGGTGGCCACCTTCTCCTAG